In a single window of the Coffea eugenioides isolate CCC68of chromosome 3, Ceug_1.0, whole genome shotgun sequence genome:
- the LOC113766436 gene encoding uncharacterized protein LOC113766436, translating into MDSVIVNSCGSVWVFYDRSVSCNVVGESDQHVSVQIQSTLFVAPVIFFFAHAKWTVVDREALWAGLLEDRSVSLPWFVVGDFNVIVADDEKRGGRPFRNWEGGDLLTFMSSAGLLDAGFSGSRFTWCNNRQGQARIWKRLDRLLYDQLALDLGIMYEVLHLGRAPSDHAPLLMAASSRLDNSPKPFRFLNCWTSHQSFLEVIQHNWQVDFMGDPLYVLAAKLRKLKKVLREWSKHEFGDIFEMVKVAEQEVIQAENCFDEDPSVQHQICLSERRARLIQAQANEDSFWRQKARIRWLADGDKNSKFFHATVAERRSKSVIHRIKSSGGDWLCSEEDIGREAVSFFQGLFSDQSGTNNFHGLDVIPKVVTERDNDELERFPSLEEVKEVVFSMDADSAAGPDGFSGKFFVVAWEIVAEDVFAAVCRFFGGAELPKSITATSIVLVPKVSSPQDFSQFRPISLCSFVNKIISKLLARRLAKLLPGIISPNQSGFVQGRQMADNFLLAQELISGIQRPCRGGNVVLKLDMAKAYDRVSWPFLMQVLRRFGFGERWIDMIWRLVSNVWFSVIINGSPKGFFKSTRGLRQGDPISPALFVVGAEVLSRSLNALLGLRAFVPFKVPRGCPPITHLAYADDVIIFCSGLKASLQVILRTLDAYCSISGQQVNYHKSCFLVDRKLPLARKRAIARVTGFQERSFPIKYLGCPLYVGRAKLYFFSELCNLVSRRVLSWSGRLLSSGGVVSQLEQIFSSFLWGNSDFGPRFHWIKWAALTKPVEEGGAGLRSLQSIFDAFSLKLWWSFCCNTSIWASFMHAKYLSDRLPCQADVVREQSGIWRRLVGVKSLADSHVRWVLGNGAVDFWHENWMGSGPLCDKVEIFGTHSVANFVDQGRWNISMLRHWLPPAIVSSILGISPPVSQRPDEMVWDLTESGVFSIASAYQLVRQPAIRSAFSAAIWHTLLPSKVSFFMLRLVAARLPVLETLRRFAVHGPSRCSCCEAPAEETLDHIFCNGDLPKRVWNSFTSGVGGRSCVSTVRHALAVWWLHPTSNPCLRLIFQFLPCLVCWHLWRARNLRVFEGKGISSHLIHLRVVGELRDILSSRFPCLAGHRLSWEELIGLASRCRRASTVRWVKWRTSPIPLPKLNVDGCSRGNPGTSGGGGILRDTAGCFVFAFSCFSGDVTSLHSELRAMLYGVKLCVQRGIIPIHVESDSLLLVRMVRGELRVPWFLRREFEELIAFRHHLHAVTHCFREVNRVADRLSNVGADSGSDRVYETLALLPLLVRGDCQMDAWGMPMVRRVRP; encoded by the exons ATTCAGTCTACTTTATTTGTGGCTCCCGTTATATTTTTCTTTGCCCATGCTAAATGGACGGTGGTGGACCGTGAAGCGCTTTGGGCTGGGTTGCTAGAGGATAGATCTGTTTCACTTCCATGGTTTGTGGTGGGTGACTTTAATGTGATTGTGGCAGATGATGAAAAGAGAGGGGGTCGTCCTTTTAGAAATTGGGAGGGGGGTGATTTGTTGACGTTTATGTCCTCTGCTGGCTTGTTGGATGCGGGTTTTTCAGGGTCCAGATTTACATGGTGTAATAATAGACAGGGTCAGGCTCGTATTTGGAAAAGGTTAGACAGGTTGCTATATGATCAACTTGCTTTGGATTTGGGGATTATGTACGAGGTCCTGCACTTGGGTAGGGCTCCTTCTGATCATGCACCTTTATTGATGGCGGCGTCTTCTCGTTTGGATAACTCGCCCAAGCCTTTTCGGTTTTTGAATTGTTGGACGTCTCATCAGAGTTTCCTGGAGGTCATTCAGCATAATTGGCAGGTGGATTTTATGGGTGACCCTCTATATGTCTTGGCAGCTAAGCTGCGAAAGTTGAAGAAAGTGCTGCGGGAATGGTCTAAGCATGAATTTGGAGATATTTTTGAGATGGTTAAGGTGGCAGAGCAGGAGGTGATACAGGCGGAAAACTGTTTTGATGAGGACCCTTCGGTTCAGCATCAAATTTGTTTAAGTGAGCGGCGGGCTAGGCTGATTCAGGCGCAGGCAAATGAGGATTCGTTTTGGCGGCAGAAGGCGAGAATCAGATGGTTAGCGGATGGggataaaaattcaaaattttttcatgcAACGGTGGCTGAACGTAGGAGTAAATCCGTTATTCATCGTATTAAATCTTCTGGCGGGGATTGGCTTTGCAGTGAAGAGGATATTGGGAGAGAGGCTGTTAGTTTTTTTCAGGGCTTGTTTTCGGATCAGTCGGGTACGAATAATTTTCATGGGTTAGATGTGATCCCCAAAGTGGTGACTGAGCGGGACAATGATGAATTAGAACGATTCCCTTCTCTAGAGGAAGTTAAGGAAGTCGTTTTCTCCATGGATGCGGATAGTGCGGCTGGTCCTGATGGGTTCTCCGGGAAGTTTTTTGTGGTTGCTTGGGAGATTGTTGCGGAGGATGTTTTTGCAGCTGTTTGTCGGTTTTTTGGTGGAGCTGAGTTACCGAAAAGTATTACCGCCACATCCATTGTTCTTGTCCCCAAAGTTAGCTCTCCTCAGGATTTTTCGCAGTTTCGCCCAATTAGTTTGTGCTCCTTTGTGAATAAAATTATTTCTAAATTACTGGCGAGGAGACTAGCTAAGCTGTTGCCGGGTATTATTTCTCCTAACCAGAGTGGTTTTGTTCAAGGTCGGCAAATGGCCGATAATTTTTTATTAGCTCAGGAGTTAATTTCTGGCATTCAGAGGCCTTGTCGAGGAGGTAATGTTGTTCTCAAACTTGACATGGCTAAGGCCTATGACAGGGTTTCGTGGCCTTTTTTAATGCAAGTGTTGCGTCGATTTGGATTTGGTGAACGGTGGATTGATATGATCTGGCGGTTGGTGTCCAATGTGTGGTTCTCGGTGATCATTAATGGATCTCCCAAGGGGTTTTTTAAGTCGACCAGGGGATTACGGCAGGGCGATCCTATCTCACCGGCACTGTTTGTTGTGGGTGCAGAGGTGTTGTCTAGGTCATTAAATGCTTTACTGGGTCTTCGAGCGTTTGTTCCATTCAAAGTTCCTAGGGGTTGCCCGCCGATTACCCATCTGGCGTATGCAGATGATGTCATCATTTTTTGTAGCGGTTTGAAGGCCTCTTTACAAGTAATCCTGCGTACTTTGGATGCCTATTGCAGTATATCGGGCCAGCAGGTGAACTATCACAAGAGTTGCTTTCTTGTTGATCGGAAACTGCCTTTGGCGCGTAAACGAGCTATTGCTCGGGTTACAGGTTTTCAGGAGAGGTCGTTTCCCATTAAGTACTTGGGGTGTCCGTTGTATGTTGGGAGGGCGAAACTGTACTTTTTCTCAGAGCTCTGCAATTTGGTGTCGAGGCGTGTGTTATCCTGGTCTGGTAGATTGTTGTCGTCTGGTG GGGTAGTCAGCCAATTGGAACAAATCTTTAGTAGCTTCTTATGGGGTAACTCGGATTTCGGCCCTCGGTTTCACTGGATTAAATGGGCAGCCCTGACTAAGCCTGTTGAGGAAGGAGGAGCTGGATTGCGATCGCTACAGTCGATTTTTGATGCTTTCTCTTTAAAGCTTTGGTGGTCTTTTTGCTGTAACACCTCCATATGGGCGTCCTTCATGCACGCTAAGTATCTCAGTGACAGGCTCCCGTGTCAGGCAGATGTGGTTCGGGAGCAGTCTGGTATCTGGAGAAGGCTGGTTGGCGTCAAATCGTTAGCGGATTCTCATGTTCGCTGGGTTTTGGGCAATGGAGCAGTGGATTTTTGGCATGAGAATTGGATGGGATCTGGTCCGTTATGCGACAAGGTTGAGATTTTTGGGACTCACTCTGTGGCGAACTTTGTTGACCAAGGTCGTTGGAATATTTCTATGTTGCGTCATTGGCTCCCTCCTGCTATTGTTTCATCCATTCTGGGTATCTCTCCTCCTGTCTCGCAGCGGCCAGATGAGATGGTTTGGGATTTAACCGAATCGGGTGTGTTTTCAATTGCATCTGCTTATCAGTTGGTGCGGCAGCCTGCTATTAGGTCGGCTTTTTCTGCGGCTATTTGGCATACGTTACTTCCCTCTAAAGTGTCTTTTTTCATGTTGCGGTTGGTTGCGGCACGGCTCCCCGTCTTGGAGACGCTTCGCCGTTTTGCGGTGCATGGCCCCTCTCGGTGCTCCTGCTGTGAAGCTCCTGCGGAAGAAACCTTAGATCATATTTTTTGCAATGGGGATTTGCCCAAACGAGTTTGGAATTCGTTTACAAGTGGGGTGGGTGGGCGTTCCTGTGTTTCCACGGTGCGGCATGCGCTGGCGGTATGGTGGCTTCATCCCACGTCTAATCCTTGTTTGCGGTTGattttccaatttcttccttgtttggTTTGCTGGCACCTTTGGAGGGCTCGTAATTTGAGGGTTTTTGAAGGTAAGGGAATTTCCTCCCATCTCATTCATTTGAGGGTTGTGGGGGAGCTCCGAGATATTCTCTCTTCCCGCTTTCCTTGCCTGGCGGGTCATAGGTTGTCTTGGGAGGAGCTTATTGGGTTGGCTTCTAGGTGTCGTAGAGCGAGTACGGTACGTTGGGTAAAATGGAGGACTTCGCCTATTCCCCTTCCCAAATTGAATGTTGATGGTTGTTCGAGGGGTAATCCTGGTACATCTGGCGGGGGTGGTATTTTGCGGGATACGGCGGGGTGCTTTGTCTTTGCTTTCTCTTGCTTTTCTGGCGATGTGACTAGTTTGCATTCAGAACTAAGAGCTATGCTATATGGAGTGAAGCTGTGTGTGCAACGCGGCATTATTCCTATTCATGTGGAGTCTGATTCTTTGCTTTTGGTCCGGATGGTGCGAGGGGAGCTCAGGGTTCCTTGGTTTTTGCGACGAGAGTTTGAGGAGCTGATTGCATTCCGGCATCATTTACATGCGGTGACTCATTGTTTTAGAGAGGTCAATAGGGTGGCTGACAGATTGTCTAATGTTGGAGCTGACTCTGGCTCTGATAGGGTTTATGAGACGTTGGCTTTACTTCCATTGTTGGTTAGAGGGGATTGTCAAATGGATGCTTGGGGGATGCCTATGGTTAGAAGGGTTAGACCGTAG
- the LOC113766330 gene encoding protein SHORT-ROOT-like has translation MDISFFSPPETTTFFHKNPQKNDPYLDMQSTNNQPQSSHTSTSISSDSGEPCGDGKWASRLLRECATAISDKDSTKIRHLLWMLNELASPYGDCDQKLASYFLQALFCKATESGQRCYKTLASVAEKSHSFDAARKLILKFQEVSPWTTFGHVASNGAILEALDGENKLHIVDISNTLCTQWPTLLEALATRNDETPHLKLTVVITASIAKPVMKEIAQRMEKFARLMGVPFEFNLISGLSHLGGLTKQNLNIQDDEAIAINCIGALRRVQVEERTAVIHMFQSFQPRIVTVVEEEADFTSSKNDFVKCFEECLRFTTLYFEMLEESFPPTSNERLMLERECSRSIVRVLACDDEIGEGDRECRERGSQWTERLREAFSPVSYSDDVVDDVKALLKRYRTGWSLQPQQADHESGIYLAWKEEPVVWASAWKP, from the coding sequence ATGGACATAAGTTTTTTCAGTCCTCCGGAAACAACCACCTTCTTTCACAAAAACCCTCAAAAAAATGATCCTTATCTAGACATGCAAAGCACTAATAACCAGCCTCAGAGTAGCCATACATCCACAAGCATATCATCTGATTCTGGTGAGCCTTGTGGAGATGGAAAATGGGCATCGAGGCTGCTCAGAGAATGTGCCACCGCGATTTCTGATAAGGATTCTACCAAGATCCGCCATCTTTTATGGATGCTGAATGAGCTTGCATCTCCTTATGGCGATTGTGATCAGAAATTAGCATCTTATTTCTTGCAAGCACTTTTCTGTAAGGCCACGGAGTCCGGCCAAAGGTGTTACAAAACCCTAGCTTCGGTGGCAGAAAAGAGCCACTCTTTTGATGCTGCTAGGAAATTGATATTGAAATTTCAGGAAGTTAGTCCCTGGACAACATTTGGACATGTAGCATCAAATGGAGCAATTCTGGAGGCCTTAGACGGCGAAAACAAGCTCCACATAGTCGATATCAGCAACACTCTATGCACTCAATGGCCTACTTTGCTAGAAGCCTTGGCAACAAGAAATGATGAAACCCCTCATTTGAAGCTAACTGTGGTCATAACAGCTAGCATTGCGAAGCCGGTGATGAAGGAAATAGCTCAAAGAATGGAGAAGTTTGCACGGTTGATGGGAGTACCCTTCGAGTTCAACTTAATTAGCGGATTGAGTCACTTGGGAGGACTCACTAAACAGAACTTAAATATCCAGGATGATGAAGCTATTGCAATAAATTGTATAGGAGCCCTGAGAAGAGTTCAGGTTGAGGAGAGGACTGCTGTAATCCATATGTTTCAATCTTTTCAGCCTCGTATTGTAACTGTTGTGGAAGAGGAGGCTGATTTTACCAGCTCTAAGAATGACTTTGTCAAGTGTTTTGAAGAGTGCCTTCGATTCACTACACTGTATTTTGAGATGCTTGAGGAGAGCTTTCCACCAACAAGCAACGAGAGATTGATGCTGGAGAGGGAGTGTTCAAGAAGCATAGTTAGGGTTTTGGCTTGTGATGATGAAATTGGTGAGGGAGACAGAGAATGCAGGGAAAGAGGATCCCAATGGACTGAGAGGCTCCGGGAAGCGTTTTCACCAGTGAGTTACAGTGATGATGTTGTTGATGATGTTAAAGCACTTCTTAAGAGGTATCGGACCGGATGGTCATTGCAGCCACAGCAGGCAGATCATGAATCAGGAATCTACTTGGCATGGAAAGAGGAACCTGTAGTATGGGCTTCAGCATGGAAACCCTAA